In the Syngnathus scovelli strain Florida chromosome 16, RoL_Ssco_1.2, whole genome shotgun sequence genome, one interval contains:
- the plcd3a gene encoding 1-phosphatidylinositol 4,5-bisphosphate phosphodiesterase delta-3-A, with amino-acid sequence MLASSGKSPVTSAREPRAKVAEKSADPIRRLGLLDNEDVRVMMRGSNMVKVRSPRWQKSRNLRLLDDGLTVWCESSKSSRKAKARQTFAVTEVECVREGCQSEALRRISGSVPDSRCFTVVFRGARKSLDLLCPCEDEAQRWVRGLRTLKERVANMTQKEKLDHWIRGYLRRADQNQDGKMSYDEVRRLLQMINIDLSEQYARSLFKRCDRSGDSRLDHNEIEEFCRELLRRPELDAVFRHYSGNGCVLSTAELRDFLGDQGEDASLAHAQNLIGTYELNDWAQKNQFMTQNGFTMYMLSRENDVLNPEHARVYQDMRRPLAHYFISTSHNTYLTKDQVTSASSTEPYIRALIQGCRCVELDCWDGDKGEPVIYHGHTLTSKVPFKEVIVTIAQYAFKASPYPLILSLENHCSVEQQVVMAKHLHAILGNKLLNKPLSGHSLKDLPSPEELRGRILVKGKKQIPQLGQLGKNGSYGSFSSSSEDEQTAGGNKSTPKKDPAKVCSKLSVELSELVVYCRSVPFCGFANVGEKPADEMSSFSENDALKLIKDSGKLFVRHNSRQLSRIYPSGQRLQSSNFNPQEMWNAGCQMVALNFQTPGEPMDLNQGRFLPNGRCGYVLKADFLCSGDSDFNPENTGGGPGHVPTQLTIRVISAQQLPKINTDKASSIVDPQVWVEIHGVAIDNTRDKTHRIDNNGFNPRWDCTLSFQLQVPELALVRFVVEDHDHKAKNDFVGQFTLPFTSLRTGYRHVHLLKADGSRLAPATLFIHVKVSRKGVPIKHVCESTPSPRKKSVNLNK; translated from the exons ATGTTGGCCAGCAGCGGCAAGTCGCCGGTTACCTCCGCCAGGGAGCCCAGAGCCAAAGTGGCCGAGAAGAGCGCCGATCCCATTCGAAGGCTGG GTCTGCTGGACAACGAGGACGTGCGCGTGATGATGCGGGGCTCCAACATGGTGAAAGTGCGCTCTCCAAGGTGGCAGAAGAGCCGCAACCTGCGCCTGCTGGACGACGGACTCACCGTGTGGTGCGAGTCGTCCAAGAGCTCCCGCAAGGCCAAAGCTCGTCAGACGT TTGCCGTGACTGAAGTGGAGTGCGTGCGAGAGGGCTGCCAGTCGGAGGCGCTGCGTCGGATCTCGGGCTCGGTGCCGGACAGCCGCTGCTTCACCGTGGTCTTCAGGGGGGCCCGCAAGAGCCTGGACCTGCTGTGTCCGTGCGAGGACGAAGCGCAGCGCTGGGTGCGAGGCCTGCGCACCCTGAAGGAGCGCGTTGCCAACATGACGCAGAAGGAGAAACTGGACCA TTGGATCCGCGGCTACCTGCGGCGAGCCGATCAGAACCAGGACGGCAAGATGAGCTACGACGAAGTCCGCCGGCTGCTGCAGATGATCAACATCGACCTGAGCGAGCAGTACGCTCGCTCCTTGTTCAAG AGGTGCGACCGGTCCGGGGACAGCCGCCTGGACCACAACGAGATCGAGGAGTTCTGCCGGGAGCTGCTGCGCCGGCCCGAGCTGGACGCCGTCTTCCGTCACTACTCGGGCAACGGCTGCGTGCTCTCCACCGCCGAGCTGCGGGACTTTTTGGGGGACCAGGGAGAGGACGCCAGCCTGGCCCACGCCCAGAATCTCATCGGCACCTACGAGCTCAACGACTGGG CTCAGAAGAACCAATTCATGACCCAGAACGGCTTCACTATGTACATGCTGTCGCGGGAGAACGACGTGCTGAACCCGGAACACGCCCGTGTCTACCAGGACATGCGCCGCCCCCTGGCCCACTACTTCATCTCCACCTCGCACAACACCTACCTCACCAAGGACCAAGTGACCAGCGCCAGCAGCACCGAGCCCTACATCAG GGCTTTGATTCAAGGCTGCCGCTGCGTGGAGCTGGACTGCTGGGACGGAGACAAAGGCGAGCCGGTCATCTACCACGGTCACACGCTCACCTCCAAAGTGCCTTTCAAGGAGGTCATTGTCACCATCGCCCAGTACGCCTTCAAG GCGTCTCCGTACCCTCTGATCTTGTCCCTGGAGAACCATTGCTCCGTGGAGCAGCAGGTGGTCATGGCCAAACACCTCCACGCCATCCTGGGCAACAAGCTGCTCAACAAGCCCCTCAGCGGCCACTCGCTCAAGGACCTGCCCTCACCCGAA GAGCTGAGGGGACGTATTCTGGTCAAGGGGAAGAAGCAGATCCCTCAGCTGGGCCAGCTGGGCAAGAACGGTAGCTACGGCAGCTTCTCCTCGAGCTCCGAGGACGAGCAGACGGCGGGCGGAAACAAGAGCACGCCCAAGAAGGACCCAGCCAAG GTTTGCTCCAAACTGAGCGTGGAGCTGTCAGAGTTGGTGGTGTACTGCCGCAGCGTCCCTTTCTGCGGTTTCGCAAACGTGGGTGAAAAGCCGGCGGATGAAATGTCCTCCTTCTCCGAGAACGACGCCCTGAAGCTCATCAAAGACTCGG GGAAGCTCTTTGTGAGACACAACAGCAGGCAGCTGAGCCGGATCTACCCCTCCGGACAGCGTCTCCAGTCCTCCAACTTCAATCCCCAGGAAATGTGGAACGCTGGCTGCCAGATGG tGGCTCTGAACTTCCAGACCCCCGGTGAGCCCATGGACCTGAACCAGGGCCGCTTTCTTCCCAACGGCCGCTGCGGCTACGTCCTGAAAGCCGACTTCCTGTGCAGCGGCGATTCCGACTTCAACCCGGAAAACACGGGCGGGGGTCCCGGTCACGTCCCCACCCAGCTGACTATACGA GTGATATCAGCTCAGCAGCTTCCGAAAATCAACACGGACAAAGCCAGCTCCATTGTGGACCCGCAGGTGTGGGTGGAGATTCACGGCGTGGCCATCGATAACACCAGAGACAAAACGCACCGTATCGACAACAATG GCTTCAACCCGCGATGGGACTGCACACTCAGCTTCCAGTTGCAGGTTCCTGAGCTGGCGCTGGTGCGCTTCGTCGTCGAGGACCATGACCACAAAGCCAAGAACGACTTTGTGGGACAGTTTACGTTACCCTTCACCAGCTTGCGTACGG GTTACCGGCACGTCCACCTGCTGAAGGCCGACGGTTCTCGGCTGGCCCCCGCTACGCTCTTCATCCACGTCAAAGTGTCCCGCAAAGGTGTTCCCATCAAACACGTGTGTGAAAGTACGCCGTCCCCCAGGAAAAAAAGTGTCAACCTCAATAAGTAA
- the hexim1 gene encoding protein HEXIM1, whose translation MTEPAEQTDRLKSSSSPSGGSSGGGSGGGGASKHPPAGNRAAPPHNGDRGRQRSGKHHQDVNTDKLRGVCPGNESPNARDAPPPPPPSGGLHIDSDTGLVVDTRCLGRKRHRRRAAKKKRNWKPYYKLSWEERKAQDERETARASRLREEMFAKGLPVAPYNTTQFLMDEHDREEPDLNTEARRPEDTGSEEDLFEHDDEDDEDGSGGGGGGGGGGGGGGSSDGIGRPGNAGGEFLQRDFSETYEMYHVESLQNMTKQELVREYLELEKCMSRLEEENNRLRRAAAVEPGGGGGMSVEEPLARLRELERELERLKAQNTELLLRSQPATDN comes from the coding sequence ATGACAGAACCAGCGGAGCAGACCGACCGCCTGAAAAGTTCGAGCAGCCCATCAGGTgggagcagcggcggcggcagcggcggcggcggcgcctccaagCATCCCCCAGCCGgcaaccgcgctgcaccgccgcACAACGGCGACAGAGggcgccagaggagcggcaaacaCCACCAGGATGTCAACACCGACAAGTTGAGGGGGGTGTGTCCCGGAAACGAGTCTCCCAACGCCAGGGACGCACCGCCGCCCCCGCCGCCGTCGGGGGGGCTCCACATCGACTCGGACACCGGCTTGGTGGTGGACACCCGGTGCCTGGGCAGGAAGCGGCACCGACGCCGCGCTGCCAAAAAGAAGCGCAACTGGAAGCCCTACTACAAACTTTCGTGGGAGGAGCGGAAGGCGCAGGACGAGCGAGAGACTGCCCGGGCGTCTCGCCTGCGCGAGGAGATGTTCGCCAAGGGGCTGCCGGTGGCTCCCTACAACACCACCCAGTTCCTCATGGACGAGCACGACCGCGAGGAACCGGATCTCAACACTGAGGCGCGGCGGCCAGAGGACACGGGCAGCGAGGAGGACCTTTTCGAGCAtgacgacgaggacgacgaagaCGGGagtggaggcggcggcggcggaggaggaggcggcggcggcgggggaaGCAGTGACGGCATCGGGAGGCCAGGCAACGCCGGCGGAGAGTTTCTCCAGCGGGACTTTTCCGAGACCTACGAGATGTACCACGTCGAGAGCCTGCAAAACATGACCAAGCAGGAGCTGGTGAGGGAGTACCTGGAGCTGGAGAAGTGCATGTCCCGTCTGGAGGAGGAGAACAACCGGCTGAGGCGTGCCGCCGCCGTGGAGCCCGGCGGAGGCGGCGGCATGAGCGTGGAGGAGCCCCTGGCGCGCCTCCGGGAGCTGGAGCGGGAGCTGGAGAGACTCAAGGCCCAGAATACAGAGCTCCTGCTGCGGAGCCAGCCCGCCACGGACAATTAG